In Planctomycetia bacterium, one DNA window encodes the following:
- a CDS encoding SAM-dependent DNA methyltransferase: MKELWQAAVNLRGSIEPADYKRYVLPIIFLRFLSLRYERRREELEGLLADPKSDYFTKDAKARARILADADEYRAAGAFIVPEKSRWSYILQHAQADTIKSILDDALELLEKTYPDKLRGLLPRIYAGSNLDREGVTGLINLFSKDIFKQDHGGEDLVGRVYEYFIGEFANSEGKRGGEYFTPVSIVRTLVAMLEPTDGVVYDPCCGAGGMFVQSDVFTKHSGRLSFIGQESKDFTYRLCRMNLFIHGIDGNIQLGSSYFNDLHADTKADYVIANPPFNDGAKGEDGWGAHRITSKDPRLDFAKRAGANGHPPSAQGAGQPMPLSPRNANTMWMMHFLHHLRDPDGKKHAGGTAGFVMATGELSNSETARLEVRKALVEHGYVDCIVQLTGQLFANTQIPCCLWFLSKNRGGGLGFRARTNEVLFIDGRKLGTLIPGSRKQKQLSAEEVEKIASVYREFKRKGTPAEVAGFCKAATLEEIREHNYALTPGRYVGAAESDDPDEPFEDRFPHLAATLDEQFKQSAALEKQIRASLAEVAAAMGATAK, encoded by the coding sequence ATGAAGGAACTGTGGCAGGCCGCCGTCAACCTGCGCGGCTCGATCGAGCCCGCCGACTATAAGCGGTACGTCTTGCCCATCATCTTTCTCCGGTTCCTCTCGCTGCGCTATGAGCGCCGCCGCGAGGAACTCGAGGGATTGCTCGCGGACCCGAAGAGCGATTACTTCACCAAGGACGCGAAGGCCCGCGCCCGCATTCTGGCCGACGCGGACGAGTATCGCGCCGCGGGTGCTTTTATCGTCCCCGAAAAATCCCGCTGGTCTTACATCCTCCAGCACGCCCAGGCGGACACAATCAAGAGCATCCTCGACGACGCCCTCGAACTTCTGGAGAAGACCTACCCCGACAAACTCCGCGGCCTGCTACCCCGCATCTACGCCGGCTCGAACCTCGACCGCGAGGGTGTCACCGGCCTGATCAACCTGTTTTCGAAGGACATCTTCAAGCAGGACCACGGCGGCGAAGACCTGGTCGGCCGCGTCTACGAGTACTTCATCGGCGAGTTCGCCAACAGCGAGGGCAAGCGCGGCGGCGAGTACTTCACGCCCGTCTCGATTGTCCGCACGCTCGTCGCCATGCTCGAGCCGACCGACGGCGTCGTGTACGACCCCTGCTGCGGCGCGGGCGGCATGTTCGTGCAGTCGGACGTGTTCACGAAGCACTCGGGCCGCCTGTCGTTCATCGGCCAGGAAAGCAAGGACTTCACGTACCGGCTGTGCCGGATGAACCTCTTCATCCACGGCATCGACGGCAACATCCAACTCGGCAGTTCGTACTTCAACGATCTGCACGCCGATACGAAGGCCGACTACGTCATCGCCAATCCCCCCTTCAACGACGGCGCGAAGGGCGAGGATGGCTGGGGCGCTCACCGCATCACGAGCAAGGACCCACGGCTGGACTTCGCCAAGCGTGCCGGCGCGAACGGCCACCCCCCCAGCGCCCAAGGGGCGGGCCAGCCCATGCCTCTCTCGCCGCGCAACGCCAACACCATGTGGATGATGCACTTCCTGCATCACCTCCGCGACCCTGATGGAAAGAAGCACGCCGGCGGCACCGCCGGATTCGTGATGGCCACGGGCGAACTCTCCAACAGCGAGACCGCGCGCCTCGAAGTCCGCAAGGCCCTCGTCGAGCACGGCTACGTGGACTGCATCGTGCAGCTCACAGGCCAACTCTTCGCCAACACGCAGATCCCGTGCTGCCTCTGGTTCCTGTCCAAGAACCGGGGCGGGGGCCTTGGCTTCCGCGCCCGCACCAACGAAGTCCTCTTCATCGACGGCCGCAAACTCGGCACGCTCATCCCCGGCTCGCGCAAGCAGAAGCAACTGTCGGCGGAGGAGGTCGAGAAGATCGCATCCGTCTACCGCGAGTTCAAGCGGAAGGGCACGCCCGCGGAGGTTGCGGGCTTCTGCAAGGCCGCGACGCTGGAGGAAATCCGCGAGCACAACTACGCGCTGACGCCGGGGCGCTACGTCGGCGCGGCCGAGAGCGATGATCCGGATGAGCCGTTCGAGGACCGCTTTCCGCACCTGGCGGCGACGCTGGATGAGCAGTTCAAGCAGTCGGCCGCGCTGGAGAAGCAGATCCGGGCGAGCCTGGCCGAGGTGGCGGCGGCTATGGGGGCCACGGCCAAATGA
- a CDS encoding recombinase family protein encodes MSRGTQNGKHAATPPPQCRCAIYTRKSSEEGLKQEFNSLDAQREAAEAYIASQRNEGWSALPDRYDDGGFSGGNVDRPGLKSLMADIEAGKIDCVVVYKVDRLSRSLMDFARLMEVFDRHKVSFVSVTQHFNTTHSMGRLTLNILLSFAQFEREIIGERIRDKIAAAKKRGKWGGGPPPFGYDVDRSNGSPRLVVNPAEASRVRHIFERYLELGSLLSVGEDLCKRGWKTKSWRTKAGVIRGGVEWDRHSVYCTLTNPIYMGKVVHKGETYQGQHEAIVEEETFRRAHVLMQKNSRTRGNELRNQFGALLRKLLYCKGCGSAMVHTFTRRGNKAYRYYVCCNAIKKGRARCQSGSLPALEIEKAVVEQIRCVGQDQSVLEETLSASRAQADAAIEQLDAELRIVNRGLGRNHAEIRHLATTEPASSASAGRITDLNDQIREAERRASEIGAAVERHRAEVLSAEDLHAAFADFDNVWTALAPREQVRMLQLLINKVVFDALDSSIEVSFYPSGVKALAGGAAEGPEAQA; translated from the coding sequence ATGAGCAGAGGCACCCAGAACGGAAAGCACGCCGCCACTCCGCCTCCGCAATGTCGCTGCGCGATCTACACCCGAAAGTCGAGCGAGGAGGGGCTCAAGCAGGAGTTCAACTCCCTCGACGCCCAGCGTGAGGCGGCGGAGGCGTACATCGCCAGCCAGCGGAACGAGGGATGGTCGGCGCTTCCCGATCGATACGACGACGGCGGATTCTCCGGCGGTAACGTCGATCGGCCCGGCCTCAAGAGCCTGATGGCCGACATCGAGGCGGGCAAGATCGACTGCGTGGTGGTCTACAAGGTGGACCGTCTGTCCCGGTCGCTGATGGACTTCGCGCGCCTCATGGAGGTCTTTGATCGCCACAAGGTTTCGTTCGTCTCGGTTACCCAGCACTTCAACACGACCCACTCGATGGGCCGGCTCACGCTCAACATCCTCCTGTCGTTCGCCCAGTTCGAGCGTGAGATCATCGGCGAGCGCATCCGGGACAAGATCGCGGCGGCGAAGAAGCGGGGCAAATGGGGCGGCGGTCCGCCGCCGTTCGGGTACGACGTCGACCGCTCGAACGGAAGCCCACGCCTCGTCGTCAACCCGGCTGAGGCGTCGCGGGTTCGCCACATCTTTGAGCGGTACCTTGAACTCGGGTCGTTGCTGTCGGTCGGTGAAGATCTCTGCAAACGCGGCTGGAAGACCAAATCGTGGCGAACGAAGGCTGGGGTGATTCGTGGCGGCGTGGAATGGGACCGGCACTCGGTGTACTGCACGCTGACGAATCCGATCTACATGGGCAAGGTGGTCCACAAGGGCGAGACGTACCAGGGGCAGCACGAGGCCATAGTTGAGGAGGAGACGTTCCGGCGTGCGCACGTGCTGATGCAGAAGAACTCACGGACCCGCGGCAACGAACTGAGAAACCAGTTCGGGGCGCTGCTGCGCAAACTGCTGTACTGCAAGGGGTGCGGCAGCGCGATGGTCCACACCTTTACCCGGCGTGGGAACAAGGCGTATCGGTACTACGTCTGCTGCAACGCCATCAAGAAGGGCCGCGCTCGTTGCCAGAGTGGTTCGCTGCCCGCCCTTGAGATCGAGAAGGCGGTCGTCGAACAGATCCGGTGCGTCGGCCAGGACCAGAGCGTTCTGGAGGAGACGCTCTCGGCATCGCGGGCTCAAGCAGACGCGGCCATCGAGCAGTTGGACGCCGAGCTGCGCATCGTCAACCGTGGTCTGGGGCGCAATCACGCCGAGATCCGCCACCTGGCAACCACCGAGCCAGCGTCCTCCGCGTCCGCGGGCCGCATCACCGACCTCAACGACCAGATCCGCGAGGCGGAGCGGCGGGCCAGCGAGATTGGGGCCGCCGTAGAACGCCACCGAGCGGAAGTGCTCTCAGCCGAAGACCTCCACGCGGCGTTTGCCGACTTCGACAACGTCTGGACCGCGCTCGCGCCCCGAGAGCAGGTCAGGATGCTCCAGTTGCTGATCAACAAGGTCGTCTTCGACGCCCTCGACAGCAGCATCGAGGTGTCGTTCTACCCGTCGGGCGTGAAGGCGCTGGCGGGCGGGGCAGCAGAAGGACCGGAGGCCCAGGCATGA
- a CDS encoding DUF2924 domain-containing protein, with translation MTTTVSKDLAALEKMTIGELHDRYAELFGERIQSRHRIYLVRRIAWRIQANAEGGLSERARVRAAQLANPTDVRRTPPKWATLGEAPKDAKKVALAATADPRLPPAGTAIVRDYRGRTVRVVVLTDGFEFEGELYRSLSAIAKAVTGSHINGFRFFNLEGRR, from the coding sequence ATGACGACCACCGTTTCGAAGGACCTCGCGGCGCTGGAAAAGATGACGATCGGCGAACTGCACGATCGCTACGCCGAGCTCTTCGGCGAGCGGATTCAGAGCCGCCATCGCATCTACCTCGTCCGCCGCATCGCGTGGCGCATCCAGGCCAACGCCGAAGGTGGCTTGTCCGAACGAGCCCGTGTCCGAGCGGCCCAACTCGCCAACCCGACCGACGTGCGGCGTACGCCACCCAAGTGGGCCACGCTCGGGGAGGCCCCCAAGGACGCCAAGAAGGTCGCCCTCGCCGCCACGGCGGACCCACGGCTACCACCCGCGGGAACGGCGATCGTCCGGGACTACCGGGGCCGGACGGTGCGGGTCGTGGTGCTGACGGACGGGTTCGAGTTCGAGGGTGAGCTCTACCGCTCCCTGTCGGCGATCGCCAAAGCGGTCACCGGATCGCACATCAACGGATTCCGGTTCTTCAACCTGGAGGGCCGTCGATGA
- a CDS encoding type I restriction endonuclease subunit R, with protein MGWHGSESEFEYTTIERLKALGYVHVHGSELLAARGGDEAEVVLKDHLRAFLTRRYGRTITRPDGLPEAAIELAIAKFARPEGVDTLRRNAALHAMLRGGVEIAVEEPAADGKPAGKRIAHVYAVDWETPENNEFLVVNQLPVHGPSGNDRRPDVIVYVNGLPLVLFELKNPYDDQPTVADAINQIGHYRHEIPQLFDHNALCIASDGVTTLHGMWTASEEWYAPWKSIDGTSVERGTTGSMKTLVEGLLPKDRLLAYIRDFIVFETVGAAGGKIIKKGGKYHQFFAVRIGARKILESVAAGSADKRLGVIWHTTGSGKSLSMCFLVGMLRREAVLNNPTFVIQVDRTDLDQQLHDQFVSARSLVGDVKHAKSVEDLRGLLQTQGGEVIFTTIEKFALREGEAEHPVLSTRDNVIVIADEAHRSQYGFTKGFARWLGAALPNARRLGFTGTPVSFSGADTVEVFGDLVHVYDIRQSQDDKATVPIFYEPRQIKLHLNKTDVDGALAEIVEDAEGGAIDELERKKGQWAALAKAAGAKDRIDQLAADLLAHFKDRTATLKGKAMVVCMTRENCVRLYDALKALPGCPEIKVVMTGDLGKDPEAWSKAGHLTTKQQREAIKKRMIDADDPLSMVIVCDMWLTGTDIPCLHTLYVDKPMKGHTMIQAISRVNRVFSDKPHGLIVDYIGIGDELRAATAKYSAGGEDHGKPAGGLDEDARPLFVASLAEVRSFLPEGVNYGDWRRLSPIALEDRYAAVYGHLTSDDDLRDHFLDAELRLTSAFLLVKHLDDCRASADEVIFYQRVRKQLLKTIRGRGPTRDIEKAVRDLVDDTVESEDVVDIFKAAGITRADISILDDNFLQTFKDRPLPDLRLKLLEKLLADEIHMRAKKNLAKAKTFRELLEATLQKYHNRLIDAAAVIRAMIEIKKDMEASDQRAGQLGLAEDELAFYDAVAINYENVYGVDFLKGLIHDVVQSIKRNLKVDWTEPHREDVKAAVRAAVRRVLTKQGVKAEDFDRLMPVLMAQAEALYAEWPIAA; from the coding sequence ATGGGCTGGCACGGCTCCGAATCCGAGTTCGAGTACACCACCATCGAGCGGCTCAAGGCCCTGGGCTATGTCCATGTGCACGGCTCCGAACTGCTCGCTGCACGCGGGGGCGATGAGGCCGAGGTGGTGCTCAAGGACCATCTGCGCGCGTTCCTGACGCGACGGTACGGGCGGACAATCACCCGCCCCGATGGGCTGCCGGAGGCGGCCATCGAGTTGGCCATCGCCAAGTTCGCCCGGCCCGAGGGTGTGGACACACTCCGCCGCAACGCCGCGCTGCACGCCATGCTGCGCGGTGGCGTGGAGATTGCCGTCGAAGAACCGGCGGCAGACGGGAAGCCCGCGGGTAAACGCATCGCGCACGTCTACGCGGTGGACTGGGAGACACCGGAGAACAACGAGTTCCTGGTCGTGAACCAGTTGCCCGTCCACGGGCCAAGTGGGAACGATCGTCGGCCCGATGTCATCGTGTACGTGAACGGGCTGCCGCTGGTCCTGTTCGAGCTCAAGAACCCGTACGACGACCAGCCCACGGTGGCGGACGCGATTAACCAGATCGGACACTACCGCCACGAGATCCCGCAACTCTTTGACCACAACGCGCTGTGCATCGCCTCTGACGGCGTGACCACGCTGCACGGGATGTGGACCGCCAGCGAAGAGTGGTACGCGCCGTGGAAGAGCATTGATGGCACAAGCGTCGAGCGCGGCACCACCGGGAGCATGAAGACGCTGGTCGAGGGGCTGCTGCCCAAGGACCGGCTCTTGGCGTACATCCGCGACTTCATCGTCTTCGAAACTGTTGGAGCCGCCGGGGGCAAGATCATCAAGAAGGGCGGCAAGTATCACCAGTTCTTCGCGGTGCGGATCGGGGCGAGGAAGATCCTGGAGTCGGTCGCGGCGGGCAGCGCGGACAAGCGGCTGGGCGTCATCTGGCACACCACCGGCTCGGGGAAGTCGCTGTCGATGTGCTTCCTGGTGGGGATGCTGCGGCGGGAGGCCGTGCTGAACAACCCGACCTTCGTGATTCAGGTCGATCGGACGGACCTGGACCAGCAACTGCACGACCAGTTCGTTTCGGCCCGCTCGCTGGTGGGCGACGTCAAGCACGCCAAGAGCGTCGAAGATCTTCGCGGGCTGCTCCAGACACAGGGCGGCGAGGTGATCTTCACCACCATCGAGAAGTTCGCGCTGCGTGAGGGCGAGGCCGAGCATCCGGTGCTCTCGACGCGAGACAACGTGATCGTGATCGCCGATGAGGCGCACCGGAGCCAGTACGGGTTCACCAAGGGCTTTGCACGCTGGCTCGGGGCGGCGCTGCCCAATGCGCGGCGGCTGGGGTTCACCGGCACGCCTGTCTCCTTCAGCGGGGCCGACACCGTTGAGGTCTTCGGTGACCTGGTCCACGTCTACGACATCCGCCAGAGCCAGGATGACAAGGCGACGGTGCCGATCTTCTACGAGCCACGGCAGATCAAGCTTCATTTGAACAAGACGGATGTGGATGGGGCACTGGCGGAGATTGTCGAAGATGCGGAGGGGGGGGCGATTGACGAGTTGGAGAGAAAGAAGGGCCAATGGGCCGCGCTGGCCAAGGCGGCGGGCGCAAAGGACCGCATCGACCAACTCGCGGCGGATTTGCTCGCACACTTCAAGGACCGGACGGCCACGCTCAAGGGCAAGGCGATGGTCGTCTGCATGACCCGCGAGAACTGCGTGCGGCTGTACGATGCGCTCAAGGCGCTGCCGGGGTGCCCCGAGATCAAGGTCGTGATGACCGGCGACCTGGGCAAGGACCCGGAGGCGTGGAGCAAGGCCGGGCACCTGACGACCAAACAGCAGCGCGAAGCAATCAAGAAGCGGATGATCGACGCGGACGATCCGCTGTCAATGGTGATCGTCTGCGATATGTGGTTGACGGGCACGGATATCCCATGCCTGCACACGCTGTACGTGGACAAGCCCATGAAGGGGCACACGATGATTCAGGCGATTTCGCGTGTGAACCGCGTGTTCAGCGACAAGCCGCACGGGCTGATCGTGGACTACATCGGCATCGGCGATGAGTTGCGGGCGGCGACCGCGAAGTACTCAGCGGGTGGAGAAGATCACGGGAAGCCCGCAGGCGGGCTGGATGAAGACGCCCGGCCGCTGTTCGTGGCGTCGCTGGCCGAGGTGCGGTCTTTCCTCCCCGAAGGCGTGAACTACGGCGACTGGCGGCGGCTCTCGCCGATCGCGCTAGAGGACCGCTACGCGGCGGTCTACGGGCATCTGACCAGCGACGATGACCTGCGGGACCACTTCTTGGACGCCGAGCTGAGGCTGACGAGCGCATTCCTGCTCGTTAAACACCTGGATGACTGCCGCGCCAGTGCCGACGAGGTTATCTTCTATCAGCGGGTGCGCAAGCAACTCCTCAAGACGATCCGCGGGCGTGGCCCTACCAGAGACATCGAGAAGGCGGTGCGGGACCTGGTGGATGACACCGTCGAGAGCGAGGACGTGGTTGACATCTTTAAGGCCGCGGGGATCACGCGGGCCGACATCTCGATCCTCGACGACAACTTCCTTCAGACGTTTAAGGACCGGCCGCTGCCGGATCTTCGGCTCAAGTTGCTCGAAAAACTGCTCGCTGACGAGATCCACATGCGGGCCAAGAAGAACTTGGCCAAGGCGAAGACGTTCCGTGAACTACTCGAAGCGACGCTCCAGAAGTACCACAACCGGCTCATCGACGCGGCGGCGGTCATCCGCGCCATGATCGAGATCAAGAAGGACATGGAGGCCTCGGATCAGCGGGCCGGGCAGTTGGGCTTGGCGGAGGATGAGCTTGCCTTCTATGACGCGGTCGCCATCAACTACGAGAACGTCTACGGCGTGGACTTCCTGAAGGGCCTGATCCACGACGTTGTGCAGAGCATCAAGCGAAACCTGAAGGTGGATTGGACCGAGCCGCATCGGGAGGACGTGAAGGCCGCAGTGAGAGCGGCGGTGCGGCGTGTTCTGACGAAACAGGGCGTGAAGGCTGAAGACTTTGATCGGCTGATGCCCGTGCTGATGGCACAGGCGGAGGCGTTGTACGCGGAGTGGCCGATCGCGGCCTGA
- a CDS encoding IS21 family transposase: protein MKFSQPGSGCRRALMANQLKMAEQHAIIRLAEHGWSYRRIAREMGVHRETVARYVGLARGGPASGPAPPEGAADSLISIPGCDPAKPAISIAGSAGRRSHCDPYRAAIMEALKRGLTAQRIWQDLRTDHGFAESYQSVQRFVRRLRTARPLPFRRMECEPGAEAQIDFGTGAPVIVPVDLSQPNGKTRRRKTHVLRVLLSHSRKAYSEVVYRQTTEEFIRCIENAFHHFGGAPKTLVIDNLKAAVNQADWFDPEINPKIEAFCRHYGSVILPTKPYTPRHKGKTERGIGYVKDNGLKGRTFTSLQEQNEYLLEWEAGVADTRIHGTTKKQVGRLFEEVERSALLPLPVERFPFFHEAQRQVHRDGHVEVDKAYYSAPPEYVGRTVWARWDGRVVRIFNDRLQQIAIHARHEAGRFSTQSKHIVTEKIAGVERGAEWLLKKIGRIGPHAARWAESMLAERGIQGIRVLVGVTALANRHSYDAIEQACEIAQTHGAYRPRFRAS, encoded by the coding sequence TTGAAGTTCTCCCAGCCAGGGTCTGGCTGCAGGAGAGCATTGATGGCGAACCAACTCAAGATGGCCGAACAGCACGCAATCATCAGGCTGGCCGAGCACGGCTGGTCGTATCGGCGGATCGCCCGGGAGATGGGTGTCCACCGCGAGACCGTCGCCCGGTATGTGGGCCTGGCGCGGGGCGGGCCGGCATCGGGACCGGCGCCGCCGGAGGGCGCGGCGGATTCCCTGATTTCGATCCCCGGGTGTGATCCGGCAAAACCGGCCATTTCGATTGCCGGGTCGGCGGGGCGCCGCAGTCATTGTGACCCCTATCGCGCCGCGATCATGGAGGCCCTGAAGCGGGGCCTGACGGCGCAGCGGATCTGGCAGGACCTTCGAACTGATCATGGCTTCGCCGAGAGCTACCAGTCGGTTCAGCGGTTTGTGCGTCGCCTGCGGACAGCGCGGCCGTTGCCGTTCCGGCGGATGGAGTGCGAGCCGGGCGCCGAGGCCCAGATCGACTTCGGCACCGGCGCGCCGGTGATCGTGCCGGTCGATCTGAGTCAGCCGAATGGCAAGACACGGCGTCGCAAGACCCATGTCCTCCGCGTCCTGCTGAGCCACTCCCGAAAGGCCTACAGCGAGGTCGTCTATCGACAGACCACCGAAGAGTTCATCCGCTGCATCGAGAACGCCTTTCATCACTTCGGCGGCGCGCCCAAGACGTTGGTCATCGACAACTTGAAGGCCGCCGTAAACCAAGCCGACTGGTTCGACCCGGAGATCAACCCCAAGATCGAGGCCTTCTGCCGGCACTACGGCTCGGTGATCCTGCCCACCAAGCCCTACACCCCGCGGCACAAGGGCAAGACCGAGCGGGGAATCGGCTATGTGAAGGACAACGGCCTCAAAGGGCGCACCTTCACCAGCCTCCAGGAACAGAACGAATACCTGTTGGAGTGGGAGGCCGGCGTCGCCGACACCCGCATCCACGGCACGACGAAGAAGCAGGTGGGCAGGCTCTTCGAAGAAGTCGAACGATCGGCGCTGTTGCCATTGCCTGTTGAGAGATTCCCCTTCTTCCATGAGGCCCAGCGCCAAGTTCACCGCGACGGCCATGTCGAAGTCGACAAGGCCTACTACTCGGCGCCGCCGGAGTACGTCGGCCGCACGGTCTGGGCGCGTTGGGATGGCCGGGTGGTCCGTATCTTCAATGACCGACTCCAGCAGATCGCCATTCATGCCCGGCATGAAGCGGGCCGGTTCAGTACGCAGTCCAAGCACATCGTCACCGAGAAGATCGCCGGAGTAGAACGCGGCGCGGAGTGGCTCCTGAAAAAGATTGGACGCATCGGCCCGCATGCAGCGCGGTGGGCCGAATCCATGCTGGCCGAGCGCGGCATCCAGGGTATACGCGTCCTGGTCGGCGTCACGGCCCTGGCCAACCGACATTCCTACGACGCCATCGAACAAGCTTGTGAGATCGCCCAGACTCACGGGGCCTATCGCCCGCGGTTTCGCGCGAGTTGA
- a CDS encoding helix-turn-helix transcriptional regulator: protein MSKKQPAFGELIREKRLAKGHSLRKFAELIDVSPTYLSLVEQGKVESPPTAERVRRMAEVLGENPDELMSLAGRMPEDLRGIIQSEPEEMPQLLRAAKGLTADQLKALSAQAKRMQKEEQ from the coding sequence ATGAGCAAGAAACAACCAGCCTTTGGCGAGCTCATCCGCGAGAAGCGGCTCGCGAAGGGTCACAGCCTGCGGAAGTTCGCGGAGCTCATCGACGTGAGTCCAACCTATCTCTCGCTCGTCGAGCAGGGAAAGGTGGAAAGCCCTCCGACCGCCGAGCGGGTGCGTCGGATGGCGGAGGTCCTCGGAGAGAACCCAGATGAGCTGATGTCATTGGCCGGCCGGATGCCTGAGGATCTTCGCGGAATCATCCAGAGCGAGCCGGAAGAGATGCCTCAGTTGTTGCGGGCGGCAAAGGGTTTGACGGCAGACCAGTTGAAGGCGCTGTCGGCGCAGGCCAAGAGGATGCAGAAAGAGGAGCAATGA
- a CDS encoding restriction endonuclease subunit S — MGERTNNGKASTGEAFVGTFRIQQLIDAGVLAVGDGYRAKNAELASHGIPFARAGNIDGGFLFNDADRFPEADLHKVGDKISRPGDVVFTSKGTVGRFAYVLPETPRFVFAPQLCYWRSLDPNVIDSRFLLYWMHGSEFWEQADSVKGQTDMADYVSLTDQRRMWITLPPLPEQRAIARVLGGLDDKIELNRRMNRTLEELARGVFRSWFIDFDPVLRRAGGAGGRGLKGGAAGTPGAGTPHAGGLPHHPALWPTRLTDSPLGPIPEGWRVGTVGEIGTNPRRGVLPSEVAATTPYVGLEHMPRRSIALDDWGTAADVSSGKSRFARGEILFGKLRPYFHKVGVALIDGVCSTDVIVAAPKKECWFGVLLGHLSSDEFIDYVDGASGGTRMPRTSWGDMARYQIVIPPEPVAASYSVWMRQVADMLRIQAHESRALAALRDALLPQLLSGEIRLREAERAVDDALQTTSPPPRAGGNGSPRSGKVAGTVKGRA, encoded by the coding sequence GTGGGTGAGCGAACGAACAACGGAAAGGCATCAACGGGCGAAGCCTTTGTCGGGACCTTCCGGATTCAGCAGTTGATCGACGCGGGCGTTCTCGCGGTCGGCGACGGATACCGCGCAAAGAACGCCGAGTTGGCGTCGCACGGCATCCCGTTCGCAAGAGCCGGAAACATTGACGGCGGTTTCCTGTTCAACGACGCCGACCGTTTCCCCGAGGCCGACTTGCACAAGGTTGGAGACAAGATCAGCCGCCCCGGTGACGTGGTGTTTACGTCGAAAGGCACGGTCGGCAGATTCGCCTATGTGCTGCCCGAAACACCCCGATTTGTGTTCGCGCCCCAACTCTGCTATTGGCGTTCGCTCGACCCGAACGTCATCGACTCTCGCTTCCTGCTTTACTGGATGCACGGCTCGGAGTTCTGGGAGCAAGCCGATTCGGTCAAGGGCCAGACCGACATGGCGGACTACGTCAGTCTGACCGATCAACGGCGCATGTGGATCACCCTTCCCCCTCTCCCCGAGCAACGCGCCATCGCGCGGGTGCTGGGGGGGCTGGATGACAAGATCGAGTTGAATCGGCGGATGAACCGGACGCTGGAGGAGTTGGCGCGCGGGGTCTTCCGGTCGTGGTTCATCGACTTTGACCCGGTCCTGCGGCGGGCGGGCGGCGCGGGCGGGCGGGGCCTCAAGGGCGGGGCGGCGGGCACGCCGGGCGCCGGGACGCCCCACGCCGGCGGCCTCCCCCATCACCCCGCCCTCTGGCCCACCCGCCTCACCGATTCCCCCCTCGGCCCGATCCCGGAGGGGTGGAGGGTGGGGACGGTGGGCGAGATCGGTACCAACCCGCGCCGCGGCGTGTTGCCTTCCGAGGTGGCCGCGACCACGCCCTACGTCGGGCTGGAACACATGCCCCGCCGGAGCATCGCGCTGGACGATTGGGGAACGGCGGCGGACGTGTCGAGCGGCAAGTCCCGCTTCGCGCGCGGTGAAATCCTCTTCGGCAAGTTGCGTCCGTACTTCCACAAGGTCGGCGTGGCCCTGATCGACGGCGTGTGCTCGACGGACGTGATCGTCGCGGCTCCGAAGAAGGAATGCTGGTTCGGCGTGCTGCTCGGCCACCTCTCCTCCGATGAGTTCATCGACTACGTGGACGGCGCATCGGGTGGCACGCGGATGCCCCGGACGAGTTGGGGCGACATGGCCCGCTATCAGATCGTGATCCCGCCGGAGCCGGTCGCGGCTTCTTACTCGGTGTGGATGCGGCAGGTGGCTGACATGCTGCGCATCCAGGCGCACGAGTCACGCGCGCTCGCCGCGCTGCGCGATGCGCTCCTGCCGCAACTGCTCTCGGGCGAGATTCGTTTGCGTGAGGCCGAGCGGGCCGTGGATGATGCGCTCCAAACCACCAGTCCGCCGCCCCGCGCGGGTGGGAACGGTTCGCCGCGCAGCGGGAAGGTCGCGGGCACCGTGAAAGGAAGGGCGTGA
- a CDS encoding peroxidase → MESHEADLRAEVQDGKVVSTIQEDYRQAKLAPATRAMLDYAVKLTKTPNDMCSDDIEALLRVGFRDEDVVDIVQMASYFNYINRVLDGLGAEPDPGMRFLPKAGTRRESASER, encoded by the coding sequence ATGGAGAGCCACGAGGCGGACCTCCGTGCCGAGGTCCAAGATGGCAAAGTGGTGAGCACGATTCAAGAGGATTATCGCCAGGCGAAACTCGCCCCCGCGACGCGTGCAATGCTTGATTACGCCGTGAAGCTGACGAAGACGCCCAACGACATGTGTTCAGATGATATTGAAGCGTTGCTCCGTGTTGGATTCCGGGATGAAGATGTGGTCGACATCGTTCAGATGGCTTCCTATTTCAACTACATCAATCGTGTACTGGATGGTCTTGGCGCCGAGCCGGATCCCGGGATGCGCTTTCTCCCAAAGGCCGGAACGCGACGGGAAAGCGCCAGCGAGCGCTAA